The following are encoded together in the Novipirellula galeiformis genome:
- a CDS encoding winged helix-turn-helix transcriptional regulator, which produces MSNELHSPDVAYILQNVLGCKWTLHLLAEVRRGVNRPGQLVRSADGLTTKVLNERLVKLVRFGLLEKTSFPEVPPRVEYELTAFGRRFTSLLDEIDRLQAEL; this is translated from the coding sequence TTGTCGAACGAACTGCACTCGCCAGACGTGGCGTATATTTTGCAAAACGTGTTGGGCTGCAAATGGACCCTGCACCTGTTGGCCGAGGTCCGGCGGGGTGTGAATCGACCCGGTCAATTGGTCCGCTCGGCCGACGGACTGACCACCAAGGTTTTGAATGAGCGATTGGTAAAACTGGTCCGCTTTGGGCTCTTGGAAAAGACCAGTTTTCCCGAAGTTCCCCCGCGGGTTGAATACGAACTGACGGCCTTTGGAAGGCGTTTCACCAGCCTGCTCGATGAAATCGATCGGTTGCAGGCCGAACTGTAG